Proteins encoded within one genomic window of Acomys russatus chromosome 5, mAcoRus1.1, whole genome shotgun sequence:
- the Th gene encoding LOW QUALITY PROTEIN: tyrosine 3-monooxygenase (The sequence of the model RefSeq protein was modified relative to this genomic sequence to represent the inferred CDS: deleted 1 base in 1 codon) yields MPTPSASSPQPKGFRRAVSEQDAKQAEAVVSPRFIGRRQSLIEDARKEREAAAAAAAAAAVASSEPGNPLEAVVFEERDGKAVLNLLFSLRGTKTSSLSRAVKVFETFEAKIHHLETRPAQRSLAGSPHLEYFVRFEVPSGDLAALLSSMRRVSDDVRSAKEDKVPWFPRKVSELDKCHHLVTKFDPDLDLDHPGFSDQVYRQRRKLIAEIAFQYKQGEPIPHVEYTAEEIATWKEVYATLKGLYATHACREHLEAFQLLERYCGYREDSIPQLEDVSRFLKERTGFQLRPVAGLLSARDFLASLAFRVFQCTQYIRHASSPMHSPEPDCCHELLGHVPMLADRTFAQFSQDIGLASLGASDEEIEKLSTVYWFTVEFGLCKQNGELKAYGAGLLSSYGELLHSLSEEPEVRAFDPDAAAVQPYQDQTYQPVYFVSESFTDAKDKLRNYASRIQRPFSVKFDPYTLAVDVLDSPRTIRRSLEEVQDELHTLAHALSAIS; encoded by the exons ATGCCCACCCCCAGCGCCTCCTCACCACAGCCCAAGGGCTTCAGAAGAGCCGTCTCAGAGCAGGATGCCAAGCAGGCTGAGGCCGTCGTG TCCCCAAGGTTCATCGGGCGGCGGCAGAGTCTCATCGAGGATGCCCGCAAGGAGCGGGAGGCGGCAGCAGctgcggcggcggcagcagcagtagCCTCTTCAGAACCTGGGAACCCGCTGGAGGCTGTGGTGTTTGAGGAGAGGGATGGGAAGGCTGTCCTCAATCTGCTCTTCTCCCTGAGGGGTACAAAAACCTCCTCACTATCTCGGGCTGTTAAAGTGTTTGAG ACATTTGAAGCCAAAATCCACCACTTAGAGACCCGGCCTGCCCAGAGGTCGCTGGCAGGAAGCCCCCACCTGGAGTATTTTGTGCGCTTCGAGGTGCCCAGT GGAGACCTGGCTGCGCTCCTCAGCTCTATGCGCCGGGTGTCTGATGACGTCCGCAGTGCCAAAGAGGACAAGG TTCCTTGGTTCCCAAGGAAAGTGTCAGAACTGGACAAGTGTCACCACCTGGTCACCAAGTTTGACCCTGACCTGGACCTCGATCATCCG GGCTTCTCTGACCAGGTGTACCGCCAGCGCCGGAAGCTGATCGCAGAGATTGCCTTCCAGTACAAACA GGGTGAACCAATTCCCCATGTGGAATACACTGCAGAGGAAATTGCTACTTG GAAGGAGGTCTATGCCACACTGAAGGGCCTCTATGCTACCCATGCCTGCCGGGAGCACTTGGAAGCTTTCCAGCTTCTGGAGCGGTACTGTGGCTACCGAGAGGACAGCATCCCACAGCTGGAGGATGTGTCTCGCTTCTTGAAGG AGCGGACTGGCTTCCAGCTGCGACCTGTGGCCGGCTTACTGTCTGCCCGTGATTTTCTGGCCAGCTTGGCCTTCCGTGTGTTTCAATGCACCCAGTACATCCGCCATGCCTCCTCACCTATGCACTCACCTGAGCC GGACTGCTGCCATGAGCTGTTGGGACATGTACCCATGTTGGCTGACCGCACCTTTGCCCAGTTCTCCCAG GACATTGGACTTGCATCTCTGGGTGcctcagatgaagaaattgagaaaCTCTCCACG GTGTACTGGTTCACTGTGGAGTTTGGGCTGTGCAAACAGAACGGGGAGCTGAAGGCTTATGGTGCAGGGCTGCTGTCCTCCTATGGAGAACTCCTG CACTCCCTGTCAGAGGAGCCCGAGGTCCGGGCCTTTGACCCAGATGCAGCAGCTGTGCAGCCCTACCAAGATCAGACCTACCAGCCAGTGTACTTCGTGTCTGAGAGCTTCACTGACGCCAAGGATAAGCTAAG GAACTATGCCTCTCGTATCCAGCGCCCATTCTCCGTGAAGTTTGACCCATACACACTGGCTGTTGATGTACTGGACAGTCCTCGCACCATCCGTCGCTCCTTGGAGGAGGTCCAGGATGAGCTGCACACCCTAGCCCATGCGCTGAGCGCCATTAGCTAA